The Treponema sp. Marseille-Q3903 genomic interval CGCCTTTGAAGAACTCGTGGAAAAACTTCAGTTTTGCTTTTCAACAGATTATTCTCTCTACAAGGCTATTAAAATTGCGCTTGAACAGTTCCATATCTACAATCTTGCGGAAGATTTTATGACTGACATTTTGATAAAAGGCGAAATCCGCAAAGACGAATTCCTCATCCTTGCGGAAAAATTGAAAGATATGTCGAATGGAAAGATAAAACTTTAGGTAGCAAAAACAAAAGTCACGATGGCAGTCTGCCGAAACGAGCGGGCTCAACGTGTTTCAGCTTTTTTTACAAATATTCTTTCAATTCTTCAAGCGTAGAGGAAATCCTCCAGCACATTTTTTTTATCGCTTCATCAGGCTGAATTTTGTCAGGCACCATGATTGTTTTTAACCCAGCCGAAAAAGCGCTTTTGATACCATTATAGCTGTCTTCAACCGCAGTGCATTCTTCTGGTTCAAGTCCAATCATTTTACATGCGCGCAAATAAATTTCCGGGTCCGGTTTGCTGTGCTCAACGAGGTCTCCAGTTATTCTGATTTTAAAAAAATCAATCAGTCCAACAGCAGTCAACTGTCTTTCCACAGAAGCCCCACGAGTAGAAGACGCAAGCGCAATTTTGTATTTCGGCGAAAGGTATTCGAGGATCTCCCTCGCATAATACATCAGAGGAATGCCGCGCTCCTTTTCAATCTGATGAAAAAAAACAGAAGTGCGTTCAAGAAATTTTTCTGAGTCAAAGTTTTCACCGTAAAAGTTTTTTAGAATTCTGACCGTATCGTTGAGATTAGAGCCACGGCATTTATTGATCTGTTCCTCTGTGACAGTTATACCGAATTCAATAGCCGCTTTACGCCATGTCTTGTCGGAGATTGATTCCGTATCAAGAATAACGCCGTCCATATCAAAAATAATTCCTTTCAATTTATTCATAATTAAATAGATATCACACTTTTTGATTTTTTTATATACAAAATCATTTTTTCATGCGGTGTTTTTTTATCTTTTATTGTGGTATATTTTGCAGCATGAAGCGAATGTTTTTTTTATTTTTTTTGACTTTTGCAGTTGCGTTTGCGCTATATGCTCAGGATAAAACAATTTATCTGTGGCGAAATGTAAAAGGAATGGAGAAAGAGTATTCGGTTATGTTTATGCACAAAGCTCTCAACTCAGATGCACGTGCAGATGCAAAAGTTCCAGTCGTGATTGTATGCCCCGGCGGAAGTTATCATCATCTTGGGCTGTACAACGAAGGATATTGTTCATCAAAATGGTTTAGCGAAAACGGAATAACCGCTTTTACTCTCAAATACAGGACCAACGAAAGCCTATATAATCATCCGGCGCAGCTTGAAGATGTTCAAAGAGCGATTCAGATTATCCGTGAAAATGCTGACGAATTTGGAGTCGATAAAAACAAACTTGGTGTAATCGGATATTCTGCAGGAGGTCACCTTGCGGCGATGAGTGGAGCATTTGCAGAAACTCACAACGAACTCGAAAAAATCGGAATTAAAACTGATGTAAGCCTCAGACCTGATTATATCATGGCAATCTATCCTGTAGTTTCGATGCAAGACGATATTGCACACCGTTGGTCAAGAAACAGTTTGCTCGGATACGGCAAAAAAAAACAGACTCAAAAGCGAAAAGATGAGTTTTCTATTGAACTCAATATTCCTGACAATATGCCACCGTCTTACATAGTAGTCTGCGAAGATGACCACGTAGTTATCCCAGAAAACGCAAAACGCCTGTATGCAGCGTGCAAATCAAAAAACATTCAAAACTGCCGCCTCGCAGTTTATCCATGGGGCAAGCACGGATTTGGAATGCTCAACAACGACTTTATGAAAGAATTCCACTGGAACGATGCTCTCAAAGACTGGCTGATCGAAATCAATGTTTTAGAAAAGTAATTGAGATATTATGCCAAAATCGTTTTTATTTGTTTCAACTGCGGCATTTTTGATATTTTTACACATCATATTGTGCTATTTTATCCCAAGTGCGATTTCCAAAACTTCATGGACATCGCTGACCGGTATAAACTTAATTCCAGCTTTTACGTGTTCAGGAATTTCTGTCAAATCACGTTCATTAGCCTTTGGAATAATGATTGTCTTTATATTGTTTCTCCTTGCAGCGACAGTCTTTTCTCGCAACCCACCGATCGGCAAAACCTGCCCTGTTAAAGAGAGCTCGCCTGTCATTGCAAGATGAGCTTTGATTTTTTTACCGGTAAACAACGATACAAAAGTTGTAGCCATTGTGATTCCGGCGCTTGGACCGTCTTTTGGAGTTGAACCTTCAGGGATGTGAAGATGAACGATGTTTTCATCAAACCACTTTGATTTTTTTTTGCCGTTATCAAGGGCAAACTTACGAGACCAGTTGAAAGCGATCTGACTAGATTCTTTCATCACGTCTCCCATCTGACCTGTGAGGACAAGTCCGCCTTTTCCTGCAAAGTGAGTCGATTCAATTAAAAGAGTGTCGCCTCCCATGCTCGTCCATGCAAGTCCGATTGCAGTTCCCGGCACTTTTGCTTCTTTTAGTTGGCTCTCATCAAAATCGGGTTTTCCAAGATACTTAAAAAGATCTTGAGAATCTACAGTAATCAATATTTTTGAATAGTCTTTATCACCATCAGACGGCTTTGACTC includes:
- a CDS encoding alpha/beta hydrolase; translation: MKRMFFLFFLTFAVAFALYAQDKTIYLWRNVKGMEKEYSVMFMHKALNSDARADAKVPVVIVCPGGSYHHLGLYNEGYCSSKWFSENGITAFTLKYRTNESLYNHPAQLEDVQRAIQIIRENADEFGVDKNKLGVIGYSAGGHLAAMSGAFAETHNELEKIGIKTDVSLRPDYIMAIYPVVSMQDDIAHRWSRNSLLGYGKKKQTQKRKDEFSIELNIPDNMPPSYIVVCEDDHVVIPENAKRLYAACKSKNIQNCRLAVYPWGKHGFGMLNNDFMKEFHWNDALKDWLIEINVLEK
- a CDS encoding HAD family phosphatase, which gives rise to MNKLKGIIFDMDGVILDTESISDKTWRKAAIEFGITVTEEQINKCRGSNLNDTVRILKNFYGENFDSEKFLERTSVFFHQIEKERGIPLMYYAREILEYLSPKYKIALASSTRGASVERQLTAVGLIDFFKIRITGDLVEHSKPDPEIYLRACKMIGLEPEECTAVEDSYNGIKSAFSAGLKTIMVPDKIQPDEAIKKMCWRISSTLEELKEYL